CAAAGGCTTAATGAACAGCCTGATAATTATAATCCGTTAGGAATACAACGAGAAACTAACCTTGAACTTTCAGCACGCATAATTTTAGCTTTTTTCAAGCGATTTTTGCGACTACGGTTCTTAGAACCTGCCAAGTGTTGCTTGCCAACATGTGGAACCTTAACAAGACCAGTTGCTGTTAACTTATAACGTTTAGCAGCAGACTT
The genomic region above belongs to Silvanigrella paludirubra and contains:
- a CDS encoding bL35 family ribosomal protein, with amino-acid sequence MAKSKAKIKAKIAKSKGKVNKAIKNKKSAAKRYKLTATGLVKVPHVGKQHLAGSKNRSRKNRLKKAKIMRAESSRLVSRCIPNGL